One window from the genome of Desulfobaccales bacterium encodes:
- the recQ gene encoding DNA helicase RecQ, which translates to MLNILKTHFGFDQFRPLQEEIIKCVISQRDAFVLMPTGGGKSLCYQLPALILPGVTLVISPLIALMKDQVDALKANGIPAEFINSTLTRPEIDEIQTEARNGKIKILYVAPERLIMPEFQQFLKTINVSLIAIDESHCISEWGHDFRPDYRNLHLLRKIFPKVPAMALTATATKKVREDIIYQLSLDKAEIFISSFDRPNLSYAVFPKKGSYDQLIQMLRECQNESAIIYCFSRKETEHLAADLRQEGFKTLPYHAGLESEARRTNQEKFIRDEAQIIVATIAFGMGIDKPDIRLVIHYHLPKSIEGYYQETGRAGRDGLPSKCVLFFSYGDIIKQQYFIRQIENETERKNAYRKLDQMVEYCELATCRRSHLLSYFGEDYPQDKCNGCDICFSPTEDFDATIISQKIMSAIIRTGQQFGVNYIIDVLHGAKTKNIIERDHHNLSVYGIVDDFSKEDLRRIISQLVYKKLIVKGGDGFPILELGQSGMDFLKERQEIRLPKLKAIAKSLQQRAAVDTEYDIDLFEKLRLLRKKLADEQGVPPFVVFGDLALRQMALYLPQSEENFSKISGVGEAKLKQYGKIFTEVIQTYAKQNNLSEKDVPVKRSARSQRPTRLGSTYRETQKLVLKKMSIEKIATMRGFSTCTIVSHIEKLVSSGEKIDINYLRPSSERFEKIKAAFQGSGGTALSPALEMLGELFSYEELKIARLFIKS; encoded by the coding sequence ATGTTAAATATTCTTAAAACCCATTTTGGCTTTGATCAATTTCGTCCTTTGCAGGAAGAGATTATTAAGTGCGTGATTTCGCAAAGAGATGCCTTTGTGCTGATGCCTACGGGGGGAGGAAAGTCGCTGTGCTATCAATTACCGGCGCTCATCCTGCCGGGAGTGACCTTGGTTATTTCACCCCTCATCGCGCTTATGAAAGACCAGGTGGACGCCCTCAAGGCCAATGGCATTCCGGCTGAATTTATTAATAGCACCTTAACTCGCCCTGAAATTGATGAAATTCAAACCGAAGCGCGCAATGGCAAAATCAAAATCCTTTATGTGGCGCCTGAACGCTTGATTATGCCTGAATTTCAGCAGTTCTTGAAGACCATTAATGTCAGTCTGATTGCTATTGACGAATCCCATTGTATCAGCGAATGGGGGCATGATTTTCGTCCCGATTACCGCAATCTTCACCTGCTGAGAAAGATTTTCCCCAAGGTGCCGGCGATGGCGCTTACAGCCACTGCCACCAAGAAAGTGCGGGAAGATATCATTTACCAGTTGTCACTTGATAAAGCGGAAATTTTCATCTCCAGCTTCGACCGTCCCAATCTTTCCTATGCAGTGTTTCCCAAAAAAGGTTCTTACGATCAACTGATTCAAATGTTACGGGAATGCCAGAATGAATCAGCAATCATTTATTGTTTTTCCAGGAAAGAAACCGAACATCTGGCCGCGGATTTGAGGCAGGAGGGGTTTAAGACGCTGCCTTATCACGCCGGGTTAGAAAGCGAGGCGCGCAGAACTAATCAAGAGAAATTCATTCGAGACGAAGCGCAAATTATCGTCGCGACGATTGCTTTCGGGATGGGGATTGACAAGCCGGATATTCGTTTGGTTATTCACTATCACCTGCCCAAATCCATTGAAGGCTACTACCAGGAAACGGGCCGCGCCGGACGCGACGGACTGCCGAGCAAGTGCGTTCTGTTTTTCTCCTACGGCGATATAATTAAACAGCAGTATTTTATCCGGCAGATAGAAAATGAGACCGAGCGTAAGAATGCGTATCGCAAACTTGACCAGATGGTTGAATATTGTGAGCTGGCAACCTGCCGTCGTTCTCATTTACTTTCATATTTTGGCGAAGATTATCCACAAGATAAATGCAACGGCTGCGATATTTGTTTCTCACCAACAGAAGATTTTGATGCAACCATAATCAGCCAAAAAATTATGTCGGCTATTATTCGAACAGGGCAACAGTTTGGGGTAAATTATATTATCGACGTTCTGCACGGAGCCAAGACTAAAAATATCATTGAACGCGATCATCATAATTTATCAGTGTACGGTATTGTAGATGATTTTTCCAAGGAAGATTTAAGGCGCATTATCAGTCAGTTGGTTTATAAAAAGCTGATTGTCAAAGGCGGCGATGGATTTCCTATTCTTGAATTAGGCCAGAGTGGAATGGATTTTTTGAAGGAGCGGCAAGAAATCCGTTTGCCTAAACTTAAAGCTATCGCAAAATCTCTGCAACAACGTGCAGCGGTTGACACCGAATACGATATAGACCTCTTTGAGAAACTGCGTCTCTTGCGGAAAAAATTGGCGGATGAACAAGGGGTTCCACCTTTTGTCGTCTTTGGCGATCTGGCTCTGCGCCAGATGGCTTTATACCTGCCTCAAAGCGAAGAGAACTTTTCAAAAATCAGCGGCGTGGGCGAGGCCAAGCTTAAGCAATATGGGAAAATATTTACAGAGGTTATTCAGACTTACGCCAAGCAAAATAATCTCAGCGAAAAAGATGTTCCCGTGAAAAGATCGGCAAGATCGCAACGGCCAACTCGTCTGGGATCAACCTATCGGGAAACCCAAAAACTGGTTCTTAAAAAAATGTCAATCGAGAAAATAGCGACTATGAGAGGATTTTCAACCTGCACCATAGTATCTCATATTGAAAAGTTGGTCAGCAGCGGAGAAAAAATTGATATCAACTACTTAAGGCCGTCGTCCGAGAGATTCGAAAAAATAAAAGCTGCATTTCAGGGATCTGGCGGTACAGCTTTGTCGCCCGCTCTTGAAATGCTCGGCGAGCTATTTTCATATGAAGAATTAAAAATAGCCAGGCTATTCATAAAATCGTAG
- a CDS encoding class II glutamine amidotransferase, with amino-acid sequence MCELFAMSAGYHYTAQEYLPLFADKARDNMSGWGIGFFREGQVHIEKSCEGIYAGGHVHDSFQRLARVIGSRIIISHIRCPKSGHEAESSAQPLTDFFLDHHWLFSFTGEAPNCHAYESPRPLMRDRLVAARVFEFVRDGMAEQQAAWPENSLYQALAVTCKKLLRQYPGEYAFFMANETVLFAFLNHGEILTYHPPGAPGESIVLTTVEGGLTRDPGFWHAYPNENLDHGQILIISGADLLYLGHV; translated from the coding sequence ATGTGTGAACTTTTTGCCATGTCGGCGGGCTATCATTACACCGCCCAGGAATACCTGCCTTTGTTTGCCGACAAGGCCCGAGACAATATGAGCGGCTGGGGCATCGGCTTTTTCCGGGAAGGACAGGTCCACATCGAAAAGTCCTGCGAAGGCATCTACGCTGGCGGCCACGTGCATGACAGCTTCCAGCGCCTGGCCCGGGTGATCGGCAGCCGCATCATCATCTCCCACATCCGCTGCCCCAAAAGCGGACACGAGGCCGAGTCATCGGCGCAGCCCCTCACCGACTTCTTCCTGGACCACCACTGGCTCTTCAGCTTTACCGGAGAGGCCCCAAACTGCCACGCTTACGAAAGCCCCCGGCCCTTGATGCGGGATCGGCTCGTGGCCGCCCGGGTCTTCGAATTCGTCCGGGACGGGATGGCAGAGCAGCAGGCTGCCTGGCCAGAAAACAGTCTCTACCAGGCTTTGGCGGTGACCTGCAAGAAACTGCTCCGCCAATATCCAGGCGAATATGCCTTTTTCATGGCCAACGAAACGGTGCTCTTCGCTTTTCTCAACCACGGGGAAATCCTCACCTATCATCCTCCGGGGGCGCCGGGCGAATCCATTGTGCTGACCACGGTCGAAGGCGGCCTCACCCGAGACCCGGGATTCTGGCACGCCTATCCCAATGAGAACCTGGATCACGGCCAGATCCTCATTATATCCGGGGCTGACCTCCTTTACCTGGGCCACGTCTGA
- a CDS encoding class II glutamine amidotransferase — MCDLFALSASHHFTAATSLPLFAVRGRKNVHGWGIGFFRQRLPVVEKSGDQVFADGRLHVSFQRLARVVNSPIILAHIRYKSSGEVDDCHAHPFVLDFWGQSWIFAHNGKAPAIELYASPNTPGLEATSDSARAFEFLRDFFLNAVPRRPHTPFVAILQEALILLLQRYPGEYNLLLSNGQVIWAFTNHRQFLMLKGSEKLEDALLLTTIEEGLSSENWQRMAAREGSLGLLLLIAGGDLVLMEDLLP, encoded by the coding sequence ATGTGTGACCTTTTCGCCCTGTCCGCCTCACACCATTTCACCGCGGCCACCTCGCTGCCCTTGTTCGCGGTCCGGGGCCGTAAGAACGTGCATGGCTGGGGGATAGGGTTTTTCCGCCAACGCCTTCCGGTGGTGGAGAAATCCGGCGACCAGGTTTTCGCCGATGGTCGGCTCCATGTGTCTTTCCAACGGCTGGCCCGGGTGGTCAACAGCCCCATCATCCTGGCCCATATCCGTTATAAATCCAGTGGCGAAGTGGACGACTGCCACGCCCACCCCTTCGTCCTGGATTTTTGGGGTCAATCCTGGATCTTCGCCCATAACGGCAAGGCCCCGGCTATCGAGCTTTACGCCTCCCCCAACACACCGGGGCTCGAAGCCACCAGCGATTCTGCCCGGGCCTTCGAGTTCTTGCGGGATTTTTTCCTCAATGCCGTACCCCGGCGCCCTCATACCCCATTCGTTGCGATTCTCCAGGAGGCCCTGATTCTCTTGCTGCAGCGCTATCCCGGCGAATACAATCTTCTTCTCAGCAATGGTCAGGTTATCTGGGCCTTCACCAACCACCGGCAATTCCTCATGCTCAAGGGCAGCGAAAAGTTAGAAGACGCCCTGCTCCTCACCACCATCGAAGAGGGCCTGAGCTCGGAAAACTGGCAGCGGATGGCTGCCAGAGAGGGCAGTTTGGGACTGCTTCTGTTGATTGCCGGAGGCGACCTGGTTTTGATGGAGGACCTGCTCCCCTGA